A region of the Clostridium sp. AN503 genome:
GACAGCAAATATTAAAATTATACGATATTTCTATGAACGAATTAAAGACTCGAAGCCATTTTACTGCGGTATTATGGGTTCCATAGCAGGTTGGATTAGTTCTCCTATGTTTTCTGTTTACGCAGCTTCAAAAGCGGCAATTTGCCGCTTCGTAGAAAGTATAAATATCGAGTTAGAACAGTCTGGATATCAAAATCGTATTTTGAATGTATCTCCAGGATCTATCAAAGGATCCAGGTTTAATGGAGAAGAAAATCATCTACCACTTATGGTTGCCTTAGCGGAGGAAATTATTTTTCATCTGTTTAATTCCGAGACGCTTTTTATACCTGAATACGAAACAATATACAAAAATGTATTGCAGCGATATTCTACGGATCCACATACTTTTGGAGTGGAAAGTTATGAGTATAAAAAGAATTCTGGAAGAGTATGTAACAAGAAACAACTTGTTGTCGGATATTTGTCTGGTACTTTTGACTTATTCCATATTGGACATCTTAATCTGTTAAAAAATGCAAAGGTACATTGCGATTATCTGATTGTGGGTGTGCACCCTAATGCTGCACATAAAGGAAAAGAGACTTTCATTCCATTTGAAGAAAGAATGGCTATTGTAAATGCCTGCAAATATGTAGATAAGGTAGTTACATCCTGCCCGGAAGATAGTGACGCATGGGCTTTGTGGCATTATGACAGATTGTTTGTCGGAAGTGATTATAAAGGAAGTGAACGTTTCAACAGATATGAAGCATACTTTCAAGATAAGAATGTAGAAATTGTATACTTTCCTTATACAAAAGGGACAAGCAGTACGCAGATTCGCAGCGTATTATTTCAACAGCAATTATAAATTATTATGGAGACTACTATGTATGATTTAACAAGAAATGATCTTGATGAACTTCACTCGTCGCTCTTAAATATGATGAAAACATTAGATGATTTTTGTCGAACTAAGAATATCTCATATTTCATGTTAGGAGGAACAGCACTTGGGGCTATAAGACACCAAGGTTTTATTCCTTGGGATGACGATATGGATATCGGAATGCCTCAAGACGACTATAAAAAATTTCTAGATTCAACTATTAATGGGATAGGTGATGAGTATATTGTTCGAAATTATGAAAATGATAAAACATGTCCATATGCTTTTACAAGACTAGAGGATAAAAGAACCACATATCTTGAATTGGATCGAGACAATGAGCATTATATTGGTGGAGCATATATTGATATATTCCCCTTAGTTGGGGCTTCAAATTCGTATTTTAAAAGACGCTTACAAGAAATTCATTTATTGTTATGGAAAAAAATTTTGTTTGCTAAGGTTGCCAGCCCTGCATCAAAGAAACGTCCTTTTTACAAAAAGGCATTTATGATGTTTGCTCGTCATACATTTTCCGTAGGATTTATAATTAAAAAAATACATAAAATAATTTTTCACTATCCATATAATGGGAGCAATTATGCGTCAAATATTTTAGGTCATTGGGGTCTTAAAGAAGTTATTCCTAAAACAGATTTTCTCCCTCCAAAAGAATATATATTTGAAGGGCAAAAGTTTTGGGGACCCCAAAATGCAACTAATTATCTTAACTCACTTTATGGAAAAGATTACATGACACCTCCGCCGGAGGAATTAAGAAAAGGTCATCATTATGCACATTACTTTAATTTAAACTTGCCTTACGAACAATATAACCCTGATATACATAAACAGAAGATATGAGGGGCGAGGTTTTTGGCATAATATTTTTAGCGGCTATGTATAGAAAGGAATTCGCGTAGGTATTATGGCTATTATCAGCATTATTATTCCAGTATACAATACAGAAAAATATTTAGAAAAATGCATTAATAGTATTTTACATCAAAAATTTACTGATTTTGAACTAATTTTAGTAGATGATGGTTCTACGGACAGTAGCGGTGCTATTTGTGACTATTATGAACAGCTTGATACTAGAATAAAATGTGTTCACACAACTAATCAAGGGCAGTCTGCTGCTCGAAATTATGGTTTTCAGTTTTCTACCGGAAAATATATAGGATATGTAGACAGCGATGATTATATCTCTCCTCTATTGTTTGAAACTTTATATAACAATATTACAGTGTATAATTGCGATTTGTCAATTTGTGGTATTGCTTTGGAATATTCAGATAAGACTGTTTATTCAGAATTCCCTAATGGGGAATTCCCCCAAATTTTATCGCAAAAAGATGCATTGATAGGCGTATGCAAAGACAATGGTTTTGGCGTATATCCATGTAATAAGCTATTTAAACGTGAATTGATAGCAAAATATCCTTTTGAAGAAGGACATATATATGAAGATGCGCGAATAATAGTTCCTATGTTACTAGAAGAAAACATACGCGTTGTTTTTTCTCCCGAATCTTATTATTTTTATGTTCAAAGGCAAAGCAGTAGTATGCATCAGACATTTAATGAAAGTAATTTAGAATATATTACTGTTTGGATTCAGAATAGAGAACTAGTTGTAAAAAAGTATCCCGAGCTAAAACCTTATTATGATAAACGCGTATATAATAATTGTTTTAAATTGTTAGATAAAATTTATTTAGATGCATGCAATTATTCGGCGGCGGAACAAAAAATTGTTAATATTTTAACTCAAAACCCAATGTCAATTTTAAAAAATCATCTTATGACATATCACCAGCGGATAATGATTAATGTGATTAGGTGTTACTATCCACTATATAGATGGTATCGAAAAACTTTACTATTTTTAAAGTTCAGGGGAAAACATAATGATTAGAAACAAAATATCTTTTGAACAAGTGTTTTTTATATTACAAGTGTTTTATGTTGTACTTGGAATTGTATGCATTGTGCCTTTTTTAAGAGAAGATTTGAATTTCCTTTATAAATATTGTTTACTTATAGGGCTTTTATGTGTATTTTATTATATTGTTTGCAAGCAGAGACTGAATTTGACAGTAAATATTTTTTCTGTCTTAATTTTTTCATTTGTTTCGATACTCTTTATAATTACTTTAGCCCATTTATATGAAAATGGTTTTTTGAGAAATTTAAAAGTTTCTCTATATACTATTTTTCAATTTTACTTTATTGCACTTATTAGTAGACAAACTTCCTATTCAAAAGCAGTTTCCCGGCTACATATTTTGAATATGATAATTATTTTTACGATAACTATTATATCTTTTTTGAGCCTATATGTTTACTTTTTTAATATTAATGGGGAGTATCTTATTTTTAAGAACACAGAGTTCGAGTTTAAATATTATTATGGTGTCGCATTTAATGGGCGTTTAACCGGTATAACATCTAATCCCAATGATTTGGGTATTTTATCCACCATTGGTATAGCCGTAGGAATATTGGAATATAGGAATAAAAAATCAACAAAAAAAATATACTATATTTTTACCTTTATTATTAATTATTTAGCTTTCTTAATGACAAATTCAAGAGGAGCTGAGATTTCTCTTTTAGCATTTCTGGTCTTTTACATGACTTTTTCATTTAAAAGCCTTAAATTAAGAAAAGTATACAAAAGTGGTTACATTTTATCATTTCTACTTAGCTTAATTTTGGCTTTATTATTATTCGCATCATTTAATCCTGCCAGAAAGATGATAGGGTATTTGCCACGAGTGCAAACTTCACAAGCAAATAGCTCTGAATCAAATACTATTCAATCAATAGCTTACACCAATCTTATACGCAATACAGAAAATGAAAAAAGTGGAGGAGGACGTGTTGAATTATGGCATATTGCTAAAGACATTGTCAAAGATCACCCATTAGTAGGGGTAAGCGTTCCAAAAGAAGCGGCTATATATTATGCACCTCATTTAAAAAATGATAGAGGTGTTCAAAGTGGAAGCTTTCATAATATAATCATTCAAACAATGGTAATGTATGGATTACCCGGCGCTATAATGCTTTTGCTTCTTATGGCTATTCTAGGTTTTCACGGAATTACGTATATTAAAAAAAATCGGCATTGCCAATATACTAAATATTTGATTTCTGTAACGGCCATATTGTTTATGTTAGTAATAAACAATATGGTTGAAGCCAATATACTTTACACGACAAACCATATGAATGCTATTTTTTTTATTTATTTTGGGTTTTTTCTATTTTTTATCAATTTTAACTATAAAGGTAATAATATAAATGCAGATGACACGTACTCAGAATTCAATTCGTAACTTATTTACTGCCTTAATGGGTCAAGTATTATCATTATTGATAGGGTTTATATCTAGGTATTATTTTCTTCATACTTTGGGGGAAAACTATTTAGGAATAAATGGACTTTTTACAGAAATTTTATCGATGTTGTCCTTAGTAGAATTGGGGATAGGACCAGCTATAATATTTTGCATGTATGAACCGCTGGCACAAAAAAACACACCTCAGATATGTGGATTATTAAGTTTCTATAAAAAAATTTACACAATCATAGGTATTCTTGTTGCATTATTAGGATTATTATTTGTTCCATTTTTGCCATACATAATTAAAGATTATACATATTCTACAGAGTTAAACACGATATTTATTCTTTTTGTTGCAAATTCTTCTGTTTCATATTTTTTTGCATATAAAAAGTCGCTAATTTTAGCTGATCAAAAAAGATATATATATAATCTTGTCCATTACAGTTTATATATAGTTTTTAATCTGATTCAGATTTTCTGTTTGATTGTATTTGGAAATTATAAACTATATCTTTTGTGGCAAATTATTTTCACTATAAGCGAAAATATTATTATTTCAATTAAGGCAAACAAAAGTTATCCTTTTTTAAAAAGTATATCCACTTTTAGCCTTGATAATGAAACAAAAAATCACATATTTAAAAATACATTTGCTATGATTTTTCACAAATTAGGAGGAATTGTAGTAATATCAACAGATAATATTTTACTATCTATGCTAATAGGAATTGTACCGGTTGGCATATATTCCAATTATCAACTAATACTTAACGCTGTCAAAAATGTTCTTAAGCAATTTTTCTTATCTATATCTGCTAGTGTTGGCAATCTTGGAGTGACAGAGTCGAGTGAGAAAAAAGAATTAATATTTAATGTTACTCTGTTATTGGCAAACTGGCTATATGGTTTATGCTCAATTTGCATTTTTAATTTGATTAATCCTTTCATTAATTTATGGTTGGGAAAAGACTTAACATTTGATAAAAGGGTTGTTTTTGTATTATGTTTAAATTTATACATTTATGGGATTCGGCAACCCCTTCAAACATTTTGGGAATCATTTGGCTTATTTTGGTATGATAGGTATAAACCCCTTTTCGAATGCATAATTAATCTGGTTGTGTCAATATGGCTTTCAAAAAGCTGGGGGATTTTGGGTATTTTTGTCGGAACTTTTATTAGCACTGTTTCTACTTGCTTGTGGATTGAACCATTGATTGTATATAAATATGCCTTAGAGGTTCCATGGATAAGATACTGGAAAAAATTTATACAATATTTGTTTTTATATGGTTTGTCATTTGTTATATCCGTATTGCTTTTGGAAAATTGGGGAAATGTTTCATGGTGGAACTGGATATTAAAAGCATTTATATGTTCTTTTATTATTACTTTAATATATGTATTAGGGACTATGAATCTATTAGAGAGAAAGATTCTTTTACAATTATTTGGTAAAATATTTCACCGGAAAAGGTAAAAATTAATGTGGAATTTTTATAAGTATCAAGGTAATAATAGCTTTTATAAGTATTCGTCATTTATAAATCAGAAAATATTAATACTAGTACCGCACGAGGACGATGAAATTAATCTAATTGGTGCAACACTGGTTGGACTTTCAAAGCAAAAATGTCAGATTAAGTGTGCATACCTTACAAACGGAGATTTCGGATTTAATGGAGAGACTCGTTTAAAAGAAGCTTTAAACGCTTTACAGATTTTAGGGGTAAAAGAAGAAGATGTTATTTTTTTCGGATTTGGGGATAATATGACAAATAAAAATTTTCATATATACAATTGCCCCAGTGACGATATTTTAAATTCTTCAGCCGAAGTAAACTACACTTATGGTCTAAAAAACCATCCTGACTACTCAACGCAATGCAATGGTATAGCAGCTCCTTATTCCCGTAAGGCTATTGTAGAAAACATATGTCACCTACTAAAAGACTATAAACCAGATATTATTTTTTGTATAGATTTTGATTTCCATGCTGACCATCGAGCGCTTAGCCTTTTTTTTGAAGAAGCTTTATGTATTTTACTAAAAGAGACAGGAAACAGTTATTTCCCTATTATATACAAAGGTTTTGCTTATAGCACAGCATGGTTTTCTAAACCTGATTTTTATGCGCTAAATATTCTTTCTACTGTTCAACCGCAAAATGAACATGAGGAATATTGCGAAAGCGCAATGGATAACCCTTTTTTTAACTGGGAAAAACGAATACGATTTCCAATACCGCCAGATGTTTTATCTTACACAATAAGAAATAACCCGATTTACTACGCATTAAAAAAACACAAAAGTCAAACAGCTCAGCGTAAAGCTTTAAGTATAATTAACGGAGATCAGATTTTTTGGGGAAGAAATACAAATAGCCTTTCCTATCAATGTGAAGTATCGGCTTCTTCAGGAAACATTGAAAAGATAACCGATTTTAAACTGATGGATTCATGGACTGTGTTACCCAAAAGAACAAATGCAGAAGCTTCCTTGTGGATACCGGCGTTTGACGATAAAGATAAGCACATTCGTTTAATTTTAAATGAACCCAAACAAATCCATCATATTAGCATATATGAAAATCCA
Encoded here:
- a CDS encoding SDR family NAD(P)-dependent oxidoreductase; translated protein: MKKALIIGGSNGIGAAIAKTLIEKGYHIIILDRCVPDESIFSNTDNYIYQYCNLLDIDESILEELASCEDIKILMLTAGFGRVAEFEWLTPMEIDNIMRVNATANIKIIRYFYERIKDSKPFYCGIMGSIAGWISSPMFSVYAASKAAICRFVESINIELEQSGYQNRILNVSPGSIKGSRFNGEENHLPLMVALAEEIIFHLFNSETLFIPEYETIYKNVLQRYSTDPHTFGVESYEYKKNSGRVCNKKQLVVGYLSGTFDLFHIGHLNLLKNAKVHCDYLIVGVHPNAAHKGKETFIPFEERMAIVNACKYVDKVVTSCPEDSDAWALWHYDRLFVGSDYKGSERFNRYEAYFQDKNVEIVYFPYTKGTSSTQIRSVLFQQQL
- a CDS encoding LicD family protein, translating into MYDLTRNDLDELHSSLLNMMKTLDDFCRTKNISYFMLGGTALGAIRHQGFIPWDDDMDIGMPQDDYKKFLDSTINGIGDEYIVRNYENDKTCPYAFTRLEDKRTTYLELDRDNEHYIGGAYIDIFPLVGASNSYFKRRLQEIHLLLWKKILFAKVASPASKKRPFYKKAFMMFARHTFSVGFIIKKIHKIIFHYPYNGSNYASNILGHWGLKEVIPKTDFLPPKEYIFEGQKFWGPQNATNYLNSLYGKDYMTPPPEELRKGHHYAHYFNLNLPYEQYNPDIHKQKI
- a CDS encoding glycosyltransferase family 2 protein gives rise to the protein MAIISIIIPVYNTEKYLEKCINSILHQKFTDFELILVDDGSTDSSGAICDYYEQLDTRIKCVHTTNQGQSAARNYGFQFSTGKYIGYVDSDDYISPLLFETLYNNITVYNCDLSICGIALEYSDKTVYSEFPNGEFPQILSQKDALIGVCKDNGFGVYPCNKLFKRELIAKYPFEEGHIYEDARIIVPMLLEENIRVVFSPESYYFYVQRQSSSMHQTFNESNLEYITVWIQNRELVVKKYPELKPYYDKRVYNNCFKLLDKIYLDACNYSAAEQKIVNILTQNPMSILKNHLMTYHQRIMINVIRCYYPLYRWYRKTLLFLKFRGKHND
- a CDS encoding O-antigen ligase family protein produces the protein MIRNKISFEQVFFILQVFYVVLGIVCIVPFLREDLNFLYKYCLLIGLLCVFYYIVCKQRLNLTVNIFSVLIFSFVSILFIITLAHLYENGFLRNLKVSLYTIFQFYFIALISRQTSYSKAVSRLHILNMIIIFTITIISFLSLYVYFFNINGEYLIFKNTEFEFKYYYGVAFNGRLTGITSNPNDLGILSTIGIAVGILEYRNKKSTKKIYYIFTFIINYLAFLMTNSRGAEISLLAFLVFYMTFSFKSLKLRKVYKSGYILSFLLSLILALLLFASFNPARKMIGYLPRVQTSQANSSESNTIQSIAYTNLIRNTENEKSGGGRVELWHIAKDIVKDHPLVGVSVPKEAAIYYAPHLKNDRGVQSGSFHNIIIQTMVMYGLPGAIMLLLLMAILGFHGITYIKKNRHCQYTKYLISVTAILFMLVINNMVEANILYTTNHMNAIFFIYFGFFLFFINFNYKGNNINADDTYSEFNS
- a CDS encoding PIG-L family deacetylase, giving the protein MWNFYKYQGNNSFYKYSSFINQKILILVPHEDDEINLIGATLVGLSKQKCQIKCAYLTNGDFGFNGETRLKEALNALQILGVKEEDVIFFGFGDNMTNKNFHIYNCPSDDILNSSAEVNYTYGLKNHPDYSTQCNGIAAPYSRKAIVENICHLLKDYKPDIIFCIDFDFHADHRALSLFFEEALCILLKETGNSYFPIIYKGFAYSTAWFSKPDFYALNILSTVQPQNEHEEYCESAMDNPFFNWEKRIRFPIPPDVLSYTIRNNPIYYALKKHKSQTAQRKALSIINGDQIFWGRNTNSLSYQCEVSASSGNIEKITDFKLMDSWTVLPKRTNAEASLWIPAFDDKDKHIRLILNEPKQIHHISIYENPNQLHHIEECKIKLSNGQEIIYNDILNNGNESRIVIESTDLISHIDLWITKFTGNLAGIAEIEIYDKIIRNQMAFIKLMENNNFVYNFIVNSKQSMIDLQVYYYDGLEPHTLSIEDDNVIVKESPPNSIKIHKNSIYLLPGYKKIKLKVCLKDNMDIYDEIIIMRWDFFKKNIYKCLMLFDWLIFKVTTHYEYKFKRQRGIKNEYKQYKKARN